The Georgenia sp. TF02-10 genome window below encodes:
- a CDS encoding ABC-F family ATP-binding cassette domain-containing protein translates to MSHLLGLEGVGAVVGARPLLAGVTLGLEDGMRVGVLGRNGAGKSTLLALLAGRREPDAGRVTRAGGTRVVTLDQADDLPPEAAVRDVVHPGVAEHVWASQPTVRDIHAGLLTDVPLDAAVGTLSGGQRRRVALARVLTTDAEVLVLDEPTNHLDVEGVDWLARHLQARYRRGAGALVVVTHDRWFLDAVCSAVWEVVPGDDGPGGRAPRPGHVETYEGGYAAYVLARAERSRTAALAEEKRANLLRKELAWLRRGAPARTAKPKFRLDAAAALVADEPPPRDPLELTRLATARLGKDVLDLEDVTVVYPPRPGDPQPAAPAAPRAAAGGHAADAPDGGHAGDAPDGGRVVLADVTWRLAPGERVGLVGVNGAGKSTLLRLLAGTQQPTSGRVRRGKTVQVAQLSQETDELDAVAHLRVVEAVEQVRGRVQVGGKELTAGQLVERLGFTRERAWTPVADLSGGERRRLQLLRLLVAEPNVLLLDEPTNDLDTDTLAAVEDLLDGWPGTLVVVSHDRYLLERITDHQVALLGDGGLRDLPGGVEQYLELRRAQAKQAASDRPGATAASAVPAESEERSAMTGAERRAAQKEIGAIERRLEKLSGSIEAVHQRLADHDQSDYEGLRQHTDRVRQLETEVAQLEERWLELSELVG, encoded by the coding sequence GTGAGCCACCTCCTCGGGCTGGAGGGCGTCGGAGCCGTGGTCGGCGCCCGGCCCCTGCTCGCCGGCGTCACCCTGGGCCTGGAGGACGGGATGCGGGTCGGCGTGCTCGGCCGCAACGGCGCCGGCAAGTCCACCCTGCTGGCGCTGCTGGCCGGCCGCCGCGAGCCCGACGCCGGGCGGGTCACCCGCGCCGGCGGCACCCGCGTCGTCACCCTGGACCAGGCCGACGACCTCCCGCCCGAGGCTGCCGTGCGCGACGTCGTCCACCCCGGCGTCGCCGAGCACGTCTGGGCCTCCCAGCCGACCGTCCGGGACATCCACGCTGGCCTGCTGACCGACGTCCCCCTCGACGCCGCCGTCGGCACCCTCTCCGGCGGGCAGCGCCGCCGGGTCGCCCTCGCCCGCGTCCTGACCACCGACGCCGAGGTCCTCGTGCTGGACGAGCCGACCAACCACCTCGACGTCGAGGGGGTGGACTGGCTCGCCCGCCACCTCCAGGCCCGCTACCGGCGCGGCGCCGGGGCCCTCGTCGTCGTCACGCACGACCGGTGGTTCCTCGACGCCGTCTGCAGCGCGGTGTGGGAGGTCGTCCCGGGCGACGACGGTCCCGGCGGGCGGGCGCCCCGACCGGGGCACGTGGAGACCTACGAGGGCGGGTACGCCGCCTACGTCCTCGCCCGCGCCGAGCGGTCCCGCACCGCCGCCCTGGCGGAGGAGAAGCGAGCCAACCTGCTCCGCAAGGAGCTCGCCTGGCTCCGCCGCGGCGCGCCGGCCCGCACCGCCAAGCCCAAGTTCCGGCTCGACGCCGCCGCGGCCCTCGTCGCCGACGAGCCGCCCCCGCGCGACCCCCTCGAGCTGACCCGGCTGGCCACCGCCCGGCTGGGCAAGGACGTCCTCGACCTCGAGGACGTCACGGTGGTCTACCCGCCGCGCCCCGGGGACCCGCAGCCCGCCGCGCCGGCCGCTCCCCGGGCCGCCGCCGGCGGCCACGCCGCGGACGCTCCCGACGGCGGCCACGCCGGGGACGCTCCCGACGGCGGCCGGGTGGTCCTCGCCGACGTCACCTGGCGCCTGGCACCGGGGGAGCGGGTCGGCCTCGTCGGCGTCAACGGTGCCGGCAAGTCCACCCTGCTCCGGCTGCTCGCCGGCACCCAGCAGCCCACCTCTGGGCGGGTGCGGCGGGGCAAGACCGTCCAGGTCGCCCAGCTCTCCCAGGAGACCGACGAGCTCGACGCCGTCGCCCACCTCCGGGTGGTCGAGGCTGTGGAGCAGGTCCGGGGCCGGGTGCAGGTGGGCGGCAAGGAGCTCACCGCCGGCCAGCTGGTGGAGCGCCTCGGGTTCACCCGCGAGCGGGCGTGGACCCCGGTGGCCGACCTCTCCGGCGGCGAGCGGCGCCGGCTGCAGCTCCTGCGCCTGCTCGTCGCCGAGCCCAACGTCCTGCTCCTCGACGAGCCCACCAACGACCTGGACACCGACACCCTCGCCGCCGTCGAGGACCTGCTGGACGGCTGGCCGGGCACGCTCGTCGTCGTCTCGCACGACCGGTACCTGCTCGAGCGGATCACCGACCACCAGGTCGCCCTGCTGGGCGACGGCGGCCTGCGGGACCTGCCGGGCGGGGTCGAGCAATACCTCGAGCTGCGCCGGGCGCAGGCCAAGCAGGCGGCGTCGGACAGACCAGGCGCCACGGCGGCCTCGGCGGTCCCGGCCGAGTCCGAGGAACGGTCCGCCATGACTGGCGCGGAGCGTCGGGCCGCCCAGAAGGAGATCGGCGCGATCGAACGACGCCTGGAGAAGCTGTCGGGAAGCATCGAGGCGGTGCACCAGCGCCTGGCCGACCACGACCAGAGCGACTACGAGGGCCTGCGGCAGCACACCGACCGGGTGCGGCAGCTGGAGACCGAGGTCGCGCAGCTGGAAGAGCGTTGGCTCGAGCTGTCCGAGCTCGTCGGCTGA
- a CDS encoding PIG-L deacetylase family protein, protein MGARTLLQVVAHPDDDAYGVAGTVALHAADPGFRFVLVHATDGGAGDIRDGFPATRETLGSIRRAEDAAAWRAHGRPPDRHEWLGLDDGEVSRVPEEELAGRIGEILAEEKPAVVATFGPDGLTGHPDHIAVGAATDAAFRQGAAAGLPGFQRLVHAALPQTVFERWNHRRAARGLAVWDPTAVYHLRGVPDEEVGVTVDTTAVSARVLAGLLEHRSQLHVIAEDPADLVRWERTLRREHHVIAWPPRPPGGPRLPDLFAGLEQPEEAVAHHDTAAPSGRSSLAT, encoded by the coding sequence ATGGGCGCACGCACCCTCCTCCAGGTCGTGGCACATCCCGACGACGACGCCTACGGCGTGGCCGGCACCGTCGCCCTGCACGCCGCCGACCCGGGCTTCCGGTTCGTCCTCGTCCACGCCACCGACGGCGGCGCGGGCGACATCCGCGACGGCTTCCCGGCCACCCGGGAGACCCTCGGGTCGATCCGCCGCGCCGAGGACGCCGCGGCCTGGCGGGCCCACGGCCGCCCACCGGACCGGCACGAGTGGCTCGGGCTGGACGACGGCGAGGTGAGCCGGGTGCCAGAGGAGGAGCTGGCCGGCCGGATCGGGGAGATCCTGGCGGAGGAGAAGCCCGCCGTCGTCGCGACCTTCGGCCCGGACGGGCTCACCGGCCATCCCGACCACATCGCCGTCGGCGCCGCGACCGACGCCGCCTTCCGGCAGGGCGCCGCGGCGGGCCTGCCGGGTTTCCAGCGGCTGGTCCACGCGGCGCTGCCCCAGACGGTCTTCGAGCGGTGGAACCACCGGCGCGCGGCCCGCGGCCTGGCCGTGTGGGACCCGACGGCCGTGTACCACCTGCGCGGCGTGCCGGACGAGGAGGTAGGCGTCACGGTGGACACGACCGCCGTGTCCGCCCGGGTGCTGGCCGGCCTGCTCGAGCACCGCAGCCAGCTGCACGTCATCGCCGAGGACCCCGCCGACCTGGTCAGGTGGGAGCGGACGCTGCGGCGCGAGCACCACGTCATCGCCTGGCCGCCCCGGCCGCCCGGCGGGCCCCGCCTGCCCGACCTCTTCGCCGGGCTGGAGCAGCCCGAGGAAGCGGTGGCGCACCACGACACGGCCGCCCCGTCTGGGCGATCCAGCCTCGCTACCTGA
- a CDS encoding carbohydrate ABC transporter permease → MTATTTRRGPGRQDLPRQPARRTRLASHPGRAPAPLTTRIAFLAPAAVLVMVLSLAPFVMTVWRSFFDDSLVDPHFNGWGSYARIITDPVIVRSLVNTFFWLIGTVAIPVGLGLAIAALTNSVSWGKYARLAIVMPYALSGTAVAVIWNFILRDDGALNGLLEGLGLGSLAHAWLLEWPANTIMLIVANSWQATGVAVILYLVGLQGVPRETIEAAALDGVAGVRRFFYIVFPQLRATTAVVMGISLANGLKSFDLIWVLTNGGPGRATETLAVSMYWQSFVLQRPGSGAAIAVILTVVVVAVSVGYLRRQLRTS, encoded by the coding sequence GTGACCGCGACCACCACACGCCGGGGTCCCGGCCGCCAGGACCTGCCGCGGCAGCCCGCCAGGAGAACCCGCCTCGCCAGCCACCCCGGCCGGGCCCCGGCGCCGTTGACCACGAGGATCGCCTTCCTGGCCCCCGCGGCAGTCCTCGTGATGGTCCTCAGCCTGGCGCCGTTCGTCATGACCGTCTGGCGGAGCTTCTTCGACGACAGCCTCGTCGACCCCCACTTCAACGGATGGGGCAGCTACGCCCGCATCATCACCGACCCGGTGATCGTGCGCTCACTGGTGAACACCTTCTTCTGGCTCATCGGCACCGTGGCGATCCCCGTCGGGCTCGGGCTCGCCATCGCCGCCCTGACCAACAGCGTCTCGTGGGGGAAGTACGCGCGGCTGGCGATCGTCATGCCCTACGCGCTCTCGGGCACGGCCGTGGCGGTGATCTGGAACTTCATCCTCCGCGACGACGGCGCCCTGAACGGCCTCCTGGAAGGGCTCGGCCTCGGCTCGCTGGCCCATGCCTGGCTCCTCGAGTGGCCCGCGAACACGATCATGCTGATCGTCGCCAACTCCTGGCAGGCGACCGGGGTGGCCGTGATCCTGTACCTGGTCGGCCTGCAGGGCGTGCCGCGCGAGACCATCGAGGCCGCCGCCCTCGACGGCGTCGCCGGGGTGCGCCGCTTCTTCTACATCGTCTTCCCGCAGCTGCGCGCGACGACCGCCGTCGTGATGGGCATCAGTCTGGCCAACGGACTCAAGTCCTTCGACCTCATCTGGGTGCTCACCAACGGAGGTCCCGGCCGGGCGACCGAGACGCTCGCCGTGAGCATGTACTGGCAGAGCTTCGTCCTCCAGCGGCCCGGCTCGGGCGCAGCGATCGCCGTGATCCTCACCGTCGTCGTGGTCGCCGTGTCCGTCGGCTACCTCCGCCGCCAGCTTCGAACCTCCTGA
- a CDS encoding ABC transporter substrate-binding protein: MRRRSFLTAAGLMGLSAVLAGCSPNQPQQVSRSLSFFNDAASWEPGYLRAGKALAARTGWSLDPQTIPNATSYEQVMRSLLETRNPPDLVKWGSGYRTQDLARTGTLATLDGAWKTSVANGWLDDALRREFTYDGHVYGLPLIQGFYVMFYNTALWAELELEPPTTWDEFMGVCETLKRAGVTPIGTTQVNIWPVANWFSMLAAAFDPDWYQAACTGEASFLDAAPRDMMKLWQEMIDRGYHTSSDALSDDFPAMLQQRRIGMQPTPVSWSTQSLELAGLSGDGGYDAFILPSVHGQGLSVVTEVAGLVVPAGSTRLDAAREAMSNWLAPEVQQPWSDFLNGSSANQEVPWSDPVSRRIQKQVRDEQVRVLNRYWENSPPPLVVGTTQDLGGFMASPTDPRGVLESLQRRAETEWSYWREVTS, translated from the coding sequence ATGCGACGACGCAGCTTTCTGACCGCCGCCGGGCTGATGGGCCTGAGCGCGGTGCTTGCGGGCTGCTCTCCGAATCAGCCGCAGCAGGTTTCACGATCCTTGAGCTTCTTCAACGACGCCGCCTCCTGGGAGCCCGGCTACCTGCGGGCAGGAAAGGCGCTGGCCGCGCGGACGGGCTGGTCCCTCGATCCCCAGACCATCCCCAATGCCACCTCCTACGAACAGGTGATGCGGTCCCTGCTGGAGACGCGGAACCCGCCCGACCTGGTCAAGTGGGGCAGCGGCTACCGGACGCAAGACCTGGCGCGGACGGGGACGCTCGCCACGCTGGACGGCGCCTGGAAAACGTCGGTGGCCAACGGCTGGCTCGACGACGCGTTACGGCGAGAGTTCACCTACGACGGTCACGTCTACGGCCTGCCGCTGATCCAGGGCTTCTACGTGATGTTCTACAACACCGCTCTCTGGGCAGAGCTGGAGCTCGAGCCGCCCACCACGTGGGACGAGTTCATGGGCGTGTGCGAGACGCTGAAGCGCGCCGGCGTCACCCCCATCGGCACCACGCAGGTCAACATCTGGCCGGTGGCGAACTGGTTCAGCATGCTCGCGGCCGCATTCGACCCGGACTGGTACCAGGCGGCGTGCACGGGCGAGGCGTCATTCCTCGACGCCGCGCCCCGCGACATGATGAAGCTCTGGCAGGAGATGATCGACCGGGGGTACCACACCAGCTCGGACGCCCTCTCCGACGACTTCCCGGCCATGCTGCAGCAGCGGCGGATCGGGATGCAGCCCACCCCCGTGAGCTGGAGCACCCAGAGCCTCGAGCTCGCCGGGCTGAGCGGCGACGGCGGCTACGACGCCTTCATCCTCCCCAGCGTGCACGGCCAGGGCCTGTCGGTCGTCACCGAGGTGGCCGGGCTCGTCGTGCCCGCGGGATCCACCCGGCTGGACGCGGCCCGGGAGGCGATGAGCAACTGGCTCGCCCCCGAGGTGCAGCAGCCGTGGTCGGACTTCCTCAACGGAAGCTCCGCGAACCAGGAGGTGCCCTGGTCCGACCCCGTCAGCCGGCGCATCCAGAAGCAGGTCAGGGACGAGCAGGTCCGCGTCCTCAACCGCTACTGGGAGAACAGCCCGCCGCCGCTCGTCGTGGGCACCACCCAGGACCTCGGCGGGTTCATGGCCTCGCCCACCGACCCCCGCGGCGTCCTGGAGTCGCTGCAGCGTCGGGCCGAGACCGAGTGGTCCTACTGGCGGGAGGTGACCTCGTGA
- a CDS encoding family 43 glycosylhydrolase yields the protein MPNLYYQHEGTWFGDCMPFFHDGAFYLFHQRDTRKPGPFGEPFGWALARTTDFVTFEDLGEVIARGGDEDQDQFIFAGSIFEADGTYYAMYTGYNRDYSAQGRSAQVLMLATSPDLLTWTKTDTELVPPQPGYDPDNWRDPFVLWNDEAQEYLMILGARKADGDKILTGSTVSFTSQDLQTWDFRGDFWAPGLYSMHEMPDLFRIGDWWYLLTTEYSDRSKTVYRMSRSLEGPWTAPVDDAFDGRAYYAARSVSDGERRYLVGWVPTREHDDDMALWQWGGTLVVHEVVQRADGSLGVRIPGTVREALQAQEVARADAFALSSTDSLVERSVVDAVPELALLSTTFTVTDGTRSVGLRLFEDPATGDAYEFRLHVGEQRLVFDRRPNLPWHRNDNKGLERPFTVAPGVEHTLDLVVDGDIATLYVDDVALNTRLCSKPGRALVIDAADGGVQVGPAVLSTAG from the coding sequence GTGCCTAACCTGTACTACCAGCACGAGGGAACCTGGTTCGGCGACTGCATGCCGTTCTTCCACGACGGCGCCTTCTACCTGTTCCACCAGCGCGACACGCGCAAGCCCGGACCGTTCGGCGAACCCTTCGGCTGGGCGCTGGCCCGGACCACCGACTTCGTCACGTTCGAGGACCTCGGTGAGGTCATCGCGCGCGGCGGGGACGAGGACCAGGACCAGTTCATCTTCGCCGGTAGCATCTTCGAGGCAGATGGCACCTACTACGCCATGTACACCGGGTACAACCGCGACTACTCGGCCCAGGGCAGGTCGGCCCAGGTGCTCATGCTCGCCACCAGCCCGGACCTGCTGACCTGGACCAAGACCGATACCGAGCTCGTGCCGCCGCAGCCCGGCTACGACCCGGACAACTGGCGCGACCCGTTCGTCCTGTGGAACGACGAGGCGCAGGAGTACCTGATGATCCTCGGGGCACGGAAGGCGGACGGGGACAAGATCCTCACCGGCTCGACCGTCAGCTTTACCTCGCAGGACCTGCAGACCTGGGACTTCCGGGGAGACTTCTGGGCGCCCGGCCTCTACAGCATGCACGAGATGCCGGACCTGTTCCGCATCGGCGACTGGTGGTACCTGCTCACCACCGAGTACAGCGACAGGTCGAAGACCGTGTACCGCATGAGCCGGTCCCTGGAGGGACCGTGGACCGCACCCGTCGACGACGCCTTCGACGGGCGGGCCTACTACGCGGCCCGGTCCGTCAGCGACGGCGAGCGGCGGTACCTCGTGGGCTGGGTGCCGACCCGCGAGCACGACGACGACATGGCGTTGTGGCAGTGGGGCGGCACGCTCGTCGTGCACGAGGTGGTCCAGCGCGCGGACGGATCCCTCGGTGTCCGTATCCCGGGCACGGTTCGTGAGGCGCTGCAGGCCCAGGAGGTCGCCCGGGCCGACGCCTTCGCGCTGTCGAGCACCGACTCCCTCGTGGAGCGCTCGGTCGTGGACGCCGTCCCCGAGCTCGCCCTGCTCAGCACGACGTTCACCGTCACGGACGGCACACGGTCCGTGGGGCTGCGCCTGTTCGAGGACCCTGCCACCGGCGACGCGTACGAGTTCCGCCTGCACGTCGGGGAGCAGCGGCTGGTCTTCGACCGCAGGCCGAACCTCCCCTGGCACCGCAACGACAACAAGGGGCTCGAGCGCCCGTTCACCGTGGCACCGGGCGTCGAGCACACGCTCGACCTGGTGGTCGACGGCGACATCGCCACCCTCTACGTCGACGACGTCGCCCTGAACACCCGTCTGTGCAGCAAGCCTGGACGAGCCCTGGTGATCGACGCGGCCGACGGGGGCGTGCAGGTGGGACCGGCGGTCCTGAGCACGGCCGGCTGA
- a CDS encoding carbohydrate ABC transporter permease — MNKLRSVAIVVIALLWLAPTYLILVNSFTATDDYDGTVAWFPRGTALLENMAAAMDAANLGPAMLHSLLYAVVAGVLAVLVAALAGFVLTVVPGRGKVFWFWLIYAGSLFPAQAFLRPLFTGYADTGLYNTHLGLYLIYIATCIPFSFFIVRNHMITLPREIAEAAQLDGAGWWTVFGRFYLPLSRSALAAAFIFQFVWVWNELLFGITLSYGEGVRPVMAALAGLQSTYGTVGPPVILAGALLVSLPTVIVFLAFQRVFASTLSTRI; from the coding sequence ATGAACAAGCTTCGCTCGGTCGCGATCGTCGTCATCGCCCTGCTGTGGCTCGCCCCCACCTACCTGATCCTCGTCAACAGCTTCACCGCCACGGACGACTACGACGGCACCGTCGCGTGGTTCCCCCGGGGAACTGCTCTCCTGGAGAACATGGCGGCCGCGATGGACGCCGCCAACCTCGGTCCGGCCATGCTGCACAGCCTCTTGTACGCCGTCGTCGCCGGCGTCCTGGCCGTCCTCGTCGCCGCCCTGGCTGGTTTCGTCCTGACCGTGGTGCCGGGCCGCGGCAAGGTGTTCTGGTTCTGGCTGATCTACGCCGGCTCGCTCTTCCCCGCCCAGGCCTTCCTGCGGCCGCTGTTCACCGGATACGCCGACACGGGGCTCTACAACACCCACCTCGGCCTGTACCTGATCTACATCGCCACCTGCATCCCGTTCTCCTTCTTCATCGTCCGCAACCACATGATCACGCTGCCCCGCGAGATCGCCGAGGCCGCCCAGCTGGACGGTGCCGGGTGGTGGACCGTCTTCGGCCGGTTCTATCTCCCGCTGTCGCGCTCCGCACTCGCCGCGGCCTTCATCTTCCAGTTCGTCTGGGTGTGGAACGAGCTCCTGTTCGGCATCACGCTCAGCTACGGGGAGGGTGTCCGACCCGTGATGGCCGCCCTGGCCGGCCTGCAGAGCACCTACGGGACCGTCGGACCTCCGGTCATCCTCGCCGGCGCGCTCCTGGTGTCGCTGCCCACCGTGATCGTCTTCCTCGCCTTCCAGCGCGTGTTCGCCAGCACCCTCAGCACACGTATCTGA